The Toxotes jaculatrix isolate fToxJac2 chromosome 21, fToxJac2.pri, whole genome shotgun sequence genome includes a region encoding these proteins:
- the rab11fip3 gene encoding rab11 family-interacting protein 3 isoform X4, translating to MVLGMVDSPLGPTSPDASFLMQNEVTDSAYLGSESTYSECETFTDEDTGALVPPEMHEDVETDSGIEATLHDPEDGRNRFSLNSELHNHSLVTVIGGEEEHFEDFGESNTSELLLESSVEGTEGEGESPLDQPLEHVNGSSLLSPSAGKRLSSKKVARHLLQNSSMTLDTMSDLTRDILELADNDITDKVLLLERRVAELEKESEASGEQHARLRQENLQLVHRANALEEQLKEQELHADEQLQQETRRHKEALSKLERERGLELENLQARLQQLDEENSELRSCVPCLRANIERLEEEKRKLQDETEAMSDRLKEETEARRKMGDKLSHERHQSQKEKECTQELIEDLRKQLEHLQLYKLEAEAKRGRSPGAGLQEYQTRTREAELEQEIKRLKQDNRSLKEQNDELNGQIINLSIQGAKNLMSASFSDSLAAEINSVSRTELMEAIHKQEEINYRLQDYIDKIIVAIMESNPSILEVK from the exons ATGGTTCTGGGCATGGTGGATAGCCCTCTGGGCCCTACCTCTCCTGATGCTTCATTTCTAATG CAAAATGAGGTGACAGACAGTGCATACCTGGGCTCCGAGAGCACATACAGTGAGTGTGAGACCTTCACTGATGAGGACACAGGGGCCCTCGTACCCCCTGAGATGCATGAGGACGTGGAGACGGACAGCGGCATCGAGGCCACGCTCCATGATCCTGAAGATGGCCGAAATAG GTTTTCCCTGAACTCTGAGCTCCATAACCACTCTCTGGTGACGGTCAtcggtggagaggaggagcactTTGAGGACTTTGGTGAAAGTAACACCTCAGAGTTGCTACTGGAGAGCAGCGTGGAGGGGACGGAGGGGGAGGGCGAGTCCCCTCTCGATCAGCCGCTTGAGCATGTCAATGGctcctcacttctctctcccAG CGCTGGCAAGAGGCTATCCAGCAAGAAAGTAGCAAG ACATCTGCTCCAGAACAGCTCGATGACTCTGGACACCATGAGCGACTTAACGCGGGACATCCTGGAGCTCGCTGACAATGACATCACAGACAAG GTGCTTCTCCTTGAGCGTCGAGTGGcggagctggagaaggagtcGGAGGCCTCGGGAGAGCAGCATGCTCGGCTGCGCCAGGAGAACCTTCAGCTGGTGCACCGGGCCAATGccctggaggagcagctgaaggagcAGGAGCTCCATGCCGATGAGCAACTACAGCAAGAGACCCGTCGCCACAAAGAGGCCCTGAGCaagctggagagggagagggggctGGAGCTGGAAAACCTGCAGGCCAG gCTGCAACAGCTGGATGAGGAGAACAGTGAGCTTCGGTCCTGTGTCCCGTGTTTACGTGCAAACATTGAGAGACTAGAggag gagaagaggaagctgcaggATGAGACAGAAGCCATGTCTGATAGGCTGAAGGAAGAGACGGAGGCCCGCAGGAAAATGGGTGACAAGCTGAGCCACGAGCGCCACCAGAGCCAGAAGGAGAAGGAGTGCACACAGGAG CTAATTGAAGACCTACGTAAACAGCTTGAGCACTTACAGCTATACAAGTTAGAAGCTGAAGCAAAGAGAGGGCGATCACCCGGCGCAGGGCTGCAGGAGTATCAGACCCGCACCCGCGAGGCTGAGCTGGAGCAAGAGATCAAACGACTCAAACAG GACAACCGCAGCCTGAAGGAGCAGAATGACGAGTTAAATGGCCAGATTATCAACCTGAGCATCCAGGGAGCCAAGAACCTGATGTCGGCCTCCTTCTCCGACTCTTTGGCCGCTGAGATTAACTCTGTGTCTCGCACAGAG CTGATGGAGGCTATCCACAAGCAGGAGGAGATCAACTACAGACTCCAGGACTACATCGACAAAATCATCGTGGCCATCATGGAGTCCAACCCCTCCATCCTAGAGGTCAAATAG
- the rab11fip3 gene encoding rab11 family-interacting protein 3 isoform X3, whose product MEFAAAYGADQVKDLTKFLDPSGLGVISFEDFHRGISAISNGGPEPQLYNVNYSPGDGAVGCPEEYDEQNEVTDSAYLGSESTYSECETFTDEDTGALVPPEMHEDVETDSGIEATLHDPEDGRNRFSLNSELHNHSLVTVIGGEEEHFEDFGESNTSELLLESSVEGTEGEGESPLDQPLEHVNGSSLLSPSAGKRLSSKKVARHLLQNSSMTLDTMSDLTRDILELADNDITDKVLLLERRVAELEKESEASGEQHARLRQENLQLVHRANALEEQLKEQELHADEQLQQETRRHKEALSKLERERGLELENLQARLQQLDEENSELRSCVPCLRANIERLEEEKRKLQDETEAMSDRLKEETEARRKMGDKLSHERHQSQKEKECTQELIEDLRKQLEHLQLYKLEAEAKRGRSPGAGLQEYQTRTREAELEQEIKRLKQDNRSLKEQNDELNGQIINLSIQGAKNLMSASFSDSLAAEINSVSRTELMEAIHKQEEINYRLQDYIDKIIVAIMESNPSILEVK is encoded by the exons gtgaAGGATCTGACCAAGTTTTTGGATCCCAGTGGACTGGGAGTGATCAGCTTTGAAGACTTCCACCGTGGAATCTCTGCAATTAGCAATGGAG GTCCAGAGCCACAACTCTACAATGTAAACTACAGTCCAGGGGATGGAGCTGTGGGCTGTCCAGAGGAATACGATGAG CAAAATGAGGTGACAGACAGTGCATACCTGGGCTCCGAGAGCACATACAGTGAGTGTGAGACCTTCACTGATGAGGACACAGGGGCCCTCGTACCCCCTGAGATGCATGAGGACGTGGAGACGGACAGCGGCATCGAGGCCACGCTCCATGATCCTGAAGATGGCCGAAATAG GTTTTCCCTGAACTCTGAGCTCCATAACCACTCTCTGGTGACGGTCAtcggtggagaggaggagcactTTGAGGACTTTGGTGAAAGTAACACCTCAGAGTTGCTACTGGAGAGCAGCGTGGAGGGGACGGAGGGGGAGGGCGAGTCCCCTCTCGATCAGCCGCTTGAGCATGTCAATGGctcctcacttctctctcccAG CGCTGGCAAGAGGCTATCCAGCAAGAAAGTAGCAAG ACATCTGCTCCAGAACAGCTCGATGACTCTGGACACCATGAGCGACTTAACGCGGGACATCCTGGAGCTCGCTGACAATGACATCACAGACAAG GTGCTTCTCCTTGAGCGTCGAGTGGcggagctggagaaggagtcGGAGGCCTCGGGAGAGCAGCATGCTCGGCTGCGCCAGGAGAACCTTCAGCTGGTGCACCGGGCCAATGccctggaggagcagctgaaggagcAGGAGCTCCATGCCGATGAGCAACTACAGCAAGAGACCCGTCGCCACAAAGAGGCCCTGAGCaagctggagagggagagggggctGGAGCTGGAAAACCTGCAGGCCAG gCTGCAACAGCTGGATGAGGAGAACAGTGAGCTTCGGTCCTGTGTCCCGTGTTTACGTGCAAACATTGAGAGACTAGAggag gagaagaggaagctgcaggATGAGACAGAAGCCATGTCTGATAGGCTGAAGGAAGAGACGGAGGCCCGCAGGAAAATGGGTGACAAGCTGAGCCACGAGCGCCACCAGAGCCAGAAGGAGAAGGAGTGCACACAGGAG CTAATTGAAGACCTACGTAAACAGCTTGAGCACTTACAGCTATACAAGTTAGAAGCTGAAGCAAAGAGAGGGCGATCACCCGGCGCAGGGCTGCAGGAGTATCAGACCCGCACCCGCGAGGCTGAGCTGGAGCAAGAGATCAAACGACTCAAACAG GACAACCGCAGCCTGAAGGAGCAGAATGACGAGTTAAATGGCCAGATTATCAACCTGAGCATCCAGGGAGCCAAGAACCTGATGTCGGCCTCCTTCTCCGACTCTTTGGCCGCTGAGATTAACTCTGTGTCTCGCACAGAG CTGATGGAGGCTATCCACAAGCAGGAGGAGATCAACTACAGACTCCAGGACTACATCGACAAAATCATCGTGGCCATCATGGAGTCCAACCCCTCCATCCTAGAGGTCAAATAG
- the tmem204 gene encoding transmembrane protein 204 isoform X1 encodes MAVQRLVAAAVAVALLSLVLNNVAAFTPSWVLQALEDGRKRSVGLWRMCPTGGERGRDDLHTGRRGQGTQRQCEGLGWGSEFAGYQESRSTVKLQFDMMRACNLMATVALTAGQLIFLLGLIELPFITQESQWWEEAIAALFQLASFVLVIGLVTFYRIGPYTHLSYSCYLDIAACLLATMAAAMLIWNILHRRDDCLAPRVIIISRSLASPFSPRLENDYVESPC; translated from the exons ATGGCCGTGCAGAGGCTGGTGGCGGCGGCGGTGGCAGTAGCCCTGCTGTCCCTGGTCCTAAACAATGTTGCAGCCTTCACCCCCAGCTGGGTCCTGCAAGCCCTAGAGGATGGACGCAAGCGGAGTGTGGGACTATGGAGGATGTGCCCCACTGGAGGGGAAAGGGGCCGTGATGACCTCCACACTGGGAGAAGGGGGCAAGGGACACAGAGGCAGTGTGAGGGTCTTGGATGGGGTTCTGAGTTTGCAGGCTACCAAGAGTCCCGCAGCACTGTCAAAT TGCAGTTTGACATGATGCGAGCATGTAACCTGATGGCAACGGTGGCCCTGACTGCTGGTCAGCTGATCTTCCTTCTAGGCCTGATTGAGCTGCCTTTCATCACACAGGAATCACAGTGGTGGGAGGAGGCCATCGCTGCACTCTTCCAGTTAGCCA GTTTTGTGCTGGTGATTGGACTTGTGACGTTCTACAGGATTGGGCCCTACACACACCTGTCCTACTCCTGCTACTTGGACATAGCTGCTTGCCTGCTGGCCACGATGGCTGCGGCCATGCTTATCTGGAACATTTTACACCGCCGTGATGACTGCCTCGCACCTCGAGTTATAATTATCAGTCGCTCACTGGCGTCACCTTTCAGCCCACGTCTAGAAAATGACTATGTGGAGTCGCCTTGTTGA
- the telo2 gene encoding telomere length regulation protein TEL2 homolog, whose product MESLTPNTEVRLMVAQCLRIVTTSTDVKDITAALQTLHSYLNEGPESAATSVQRAEFRRAHYTRTLQFLVSNIQADWVHSLTAAQRTELWDGLFLHGPPDQALLVLMEGIGALSPSTNLNHLVSITETFLQSGRLADLLWSHCLEVVPSDSPQFRETLLGRIVALPDLTANKLHPNNKPLFLPQRYYSLLATEMLTSLERTCQALRDGTDCSLTFVAQVLGKVCIQGHSDVVLAVMAPRLSACTRSDMVWQRVCWKLLENIPQRWIESVLTGLVQAVSGPDAFGRITGNLVLTNKKAQFVITHKLLLLQYKYKTQVLRIVLGYLAADRERRPLLIQVLRSVSQAWANPSAVKHTPLEQQLYVSKALLLSVSLLRDSELQELRSELLQCMLGGMQSHLDSSVVQIRRVGMVVGECLSSRMDINGTKLKFEYDQDDETQELLSLMTPVNGEEPEPEPVNGVDAPQETSEVTPSPQNVSQNKSGPQASKTDPESDLDSDDELTPYDMSGDQEISQASPPRYLRDCLETLTSSEDAVRVELSLRVAESLVRKNVFATREISVQLTKVLLHMEDKYSINGFLSLRQATMVALTATDCIPVTQYLTTEFYSLNYSLRQRLDMLEVLALAAQELSKPITEKRDPSAGTAASTDLTPYPGDNPAHWRQVVEKRIQSKTKRFSKGATQPPAKATPNRYAAVAGHFFFPLLRNYDKPQVTFDLLGSDHLVLGRLIHTLGLFMHLAVNAPIAAQMGHALLDFVWALRYHVDQMVRRGVLFAVCSVFLSMPSQNLLLDLSDQLFETRTWLADVAEKDPDADCRSLAVQSLVLLDKSLKKQLQDPQALSLES is encoded by the exons ATGGAATCACTCACCCCTAACACTGAGGTCCGTTTAATGGTGGCCCAGTGTCTCCGGATAGTCACTACGTCCACAGATGTCAAAGACATCACTGCTGCCCTTCAAACACTCCACTCTTACTTGAATGAAGGACCAGAGAGTGCAGCCACCTCAGTTCAGCGGGCTGAGTTCAGGAGAGCTCACTACACTCGCACTCTTCAGTTCCTTGTCAGCAACATCCAAGCAGACTGGGTGCACAGCCTCACGGCAGCCCAGCGCACAGAATTATGGGACGGCCTCTTCCTTCATGGCCCTCCAGATCAGGCTCTACTGGTGCTGATGGAGGGAATAGGAGCGTTAAG CCCGAGTACAAATCTCAACCACCTGGTCAGCATCACTGAGACGTTCCTTCAGAGTGGTCGCCTAGCTGACCTGCTGTGGTCACACTGTCTGGAGGTAGTTCCCTCTGACTCCCCCCAGTTCCGAGAGACTCTGCTGGGGCGTATAGTGGCACTGCCAGACCTCACCGCAAACAAGTTACATCCCAACAACAAGcccctctttcttcctcagcGGTATTACTCCTTACTTGCCACAGAGATGCTCACTTCCCTGGAGCGGACCTGCCAGGCCCTCAGAG atggCACAGACTGTTCCTTAACTTTTGTGGCTCAGGTACTTGGGAAAGTGTGTATCCAGGGGCATAGCG ATGTGGTCCTGGCAGTTATGGCTCCTCGGCTGTCGGCCTGCACACGCTCAGACATGGTGTGGCAGAGGGTTTGCTGGAAGCTGCTGGAGAACATTCCACAGCGTTGGATAGAGAGCGTCCTCACTGGACTGGTGCAGGCTGTCAGTGG ccctgaTGCCTTCGGACGGATTACTGGGAACCTAGTGTTAACGAATAAAAAGGCCCAGTTTGTCATCACTCATAAACTGCTGTTACTACAGTATAAGTATAAG aCTCAAGTCTTGAGAATTGTTCTGGGTTACCTCgctgcagacagagagcgaAGGCCACTGCTCATACAG gtGTTACGGTCTGTGTCCCAGGCTTGGGCTAATCCCagtgcagtgaaacacacacctctAGAGCAGCAGTTGTATGTTAGCAAGGCTTTGCTGCTGAGTGTGAGCCTCCTGAGAGACTCTGAGCTACAGGAGCTACGCTCAG AGTTACTTCAGTGTATGCTGGGTGGCATGCAGAGTCACCTGGACAGCAGTGTGGTGCAGATCAGGCGTGTGGGCATGGTGGTGGGAGAGTGCCTGAGCTCTCGCATGGATATCAATGGAACCAAGCTCAAATTTGAG TATGATCAGGATGACGAAACTCAAGAGCTGCTTTCTCTCATGACTCCCGTCAATGGTGAGGAACCAGAGCCTGAGCCTGTAAATGG AGTTGATGCTCCGCAAGAGACCAGTGAAGTGACTCCATCTCCTCAGAATGTATCTCAAAATAAATCAGGACCTCAGGCATCAAAAACTGATCCAGAGTCTGACCTGGACAG TGATGATGAGCTCACTCCGTACGATATGTCTGGAGACCAAGAGATCAGTCAAGCATCCCCACCTCGCTACCTGAGAGACTGTCTGGAAA CTTTAACCTCGTCTGAGGACGCGGTGCGTGTGGAGCTCAGTTTGAGAGTTGCTGAGAGTTTGGTGAGGAAGAACGTCTTTGCAACCAGAGAG ATCAGTGTCCAACTGACCAAAGTGCTTCTTCACATGGAGGACAAATACAGCATAAATGGCTTCCTCAGTCTCAGACAGGCAACTATGGTGGCTCTCACTGCCACTGACTGTATCCCT GTGACTCAGTATTTGACCACAGAGTTTTACTCCTTGAACTATAGTCTTCGCCAGCGACTGGACATGTTGGAG GTCCTTGCTCTGGCAGCTCAAGAGCTCTCTAAGCCAATCACTGAAAAGAGAGACCCATCCGCTGGCACTGCTGCCAGCACTGATTTGACTCCATACCCTGGTGACAACCCCGCCCACTGGCGGCAAGTAGTAGAGAAGCGGATTCAAAGCAAGACCAAACGCTTCAGTAAG GGTGCCACACAACCTCCAGCTAAGGCCACCCCTAACCGTTATGCAGCTGTTGCTGGACACTTCTTTTTTCCACTTCTCAGGAATTATGACAA ACCTcaagtgacctttgacctgttgGGCAGCGACCACCTGGTACTGGGAAGGTTGATCCACACCTTGGGCCTCTTCATGCATCTGGCTGTCAATGCACCG atAGCTGCACAGATGGGCCATGCTTTGCTGGACTTTGTCTGGGCACTGCGCTACCATGTTGACCA GATGGTGAGACGAGGCGTCCTCTTCGCCGtctgttctgtgtttctgaGCATGCCCAGTCAAAACCTCCTGTTGGACCTCAGTGATCAACTGTTTGAGACCAGAACGTGGCtggcag ATGTGGCTGAAAAAGATCCTGATGCAGATTGCCGGAGTCTGGCTGTACAGAGTCTGGTGCTGCTGGATAAGAGCCTGAAGAAGCAGCTACAAGATCCACAAGCACTTAGTCTAGAATCATGA
- the tmem204 gene encoding transmembrane protein 204 isoform X2: MDASGVWDYGGCAPLEGKGAVMTSTLGEGGKGHRGSVRVLDGVLSLQATKSPAALSNFDMMRACNLMATVALTAGQLIFLLGLIELPFITQESQWWEEAIAALFQLASFVLVIGLVTFYRIGPYTHLSYSCYLDIAACLLATMAAAMLIWNILHRRDDCLAPRVIIISRSLASPFSPRLENDYVESPC; encoded by the exons ATGGACGCAAGCGGAGTGTGGGACTATGGAGGATGTGCCCCACTGGAGGGGAAAGGGGCCGTGATGACCTCCACACTGGGAGAAGGGGGCAAGGGACACAGAGGCAGTGTGAGGGTCTTGGATGGGGTTCTGAGTTTGCAGGCTACCAAGAGTCCCGCAGCACTGTCAAAT TTTGACATGATGCGAGCATGTAACCTGATGGCAACGGTGGCCCTGACTGCTGGTCAGCTGATCTTCCTTCTAGGCCTGATTGAGCTGCCTTTCATCACACAGGAATCACAGTGGTGGGAGGAGGCCATCGCTGCACTCTTCCAGTTAGCCA GTTTTGTGCTGGTGATTGGACTTGTGACGTTCTACAGGATTGGGCCCTACACACACCTGTCCTACTCCTGCTACTTGGACATAGCTGCTTGCCTGCTGGCCACGATGGCTGCGGCCATGCTTATCTGGAACATTTTACACCGCCGTGATGACTGCCTCGCACCTCGAGTTATAATTATCAGTCGCTCACTGGCGTCACCTTTCAGCCCACGTCTAGAAAATGACTATGTGGAGTCGCCTTGTTGA